The Euphorbia lathyris chromosome 2, ddEupLath1.1, whole genome shotgun sequence genome includes a window with the following:
- the LOC136219717 gene encoding FCS-Like Zinc finger 8: MIRKKTGLASTRHALMADISSIPSPTNEFRKPLSFPRLFTFKNYSESADSMMSSPTSILDTKPFFPLKNPFFSDPISTPKSPDSNPKRTWDKGIGLGIVDALNDDENLNLNPFTKLSKPESRMVLFGSQLKIQVPSLPPSLISPTESPKSPADFGIKTRNSQLGSSSSSGFSHSHSPAKKSGCGSANSGMDTPISPRVFTGCLSAIEMELSEDYTCVISYGPNPKTTHIFDDCVIESCCGIVEFTASKTDDSEFLTDGSSFSSENFLSSCFTCKKNLGHGKDIYMYRGEKAFCSKECRYQEMVLEEEMNKMDTEDIYGTC, translated from the exons ATGATAAGGAAGAAAACAGGATTAGCTAGTACCAGGCATGCTTTAATGGCGGATATAAGCTCAATTCCATCTCCAACAAACGAATTTAGAAAACCCCTTTCGTTTCCTAGATTGTTTACTTTCAAAAATTACTCTGAATCAGCTGATTCAATGATGAGTAGTCCAACTTCAATTCTTGATACCAAACCCTTCTTTCCCCTGAAAAACCCCTTTTTCTCCGACCCGATTTCTACCCCCAAATCACCAGATTCTAACCCTAAACGTACCTGGGATAAAGGTATAGGACTCGGCATAGTTGATGCTCTTAATGATGATGAGAATCTCAATCTCAATCCTTTTACTAAACTATCAAAACCCGAAAGCAGAATGGTTCTATTCGGATCTCAGTTAAAGATCCAAGTCCCATCTTTACCTCCATCACTTATTTCCCCAACTGAATCCCCGAAATCCCCAGCTGATTTTGGGATCAAAACGAGGAATTCTCAATTgggttcttcttcctcttctggaTTCTCTCACTCTCATTCTCCAGCTAAGAAATCAGGTTGTGGCTCAGCTAATTCCGGTATGGATACTCCGATTTCTCCTCGGGTTTTCACCGGGTGTCTTTCTGCAATTGAGATGGAACTCTCTGAGGATTATACTTGTGTTATATCTTATGGTCCTAACCCGAAAACGACCCATATATTTGATGATTGTGTTATTGAAAGCTGCTGTGGAATTGTTGAATTCACTGCTTCAAAAACAGATGATTCTGAGTTTTTAACTGATGGGTCAAGTTTTTCATCAGAGAATTTCTTAAGCTCCTGTTTTACTTGCAAGAAGAATCTTGGCCATGGAAAAGACATCTATATGTACAG GGGAGAAAAAGCATTCTGCAGCAAGGAATGCAGGTATCAGGAAATGGTCCTAGAAGAGGAAATGAATAAGATGGACACTGAAGACATCTATGGAACTTGTTGA